A window of Meiothermus cerbereus DSM 11376 genomic DNA:
TTCGTACCCTTCCAATAGACGCTTGGCGTTTGCCACGGTGTGCTGGTCGAGGCGCACCATGGGCTTGGAGATGCCAAAGTGCTTTAGCAGCAACCCGGTGCGCCGGGTGTCTTCGCAGGCCACCACCTCGGCCTCCTTAAGCACCCGCAGCGCCCGCAGGGTAATGTCCTCGAGGTTGCCGATGGGTGTGGGCACCAAAATCAAACGCATTAGTCCAGTCTACCTGCTCGTTTGGAAGCCCCAAAGAGAAGTTTGTTATACCAGATTCGGTTAGTTCGTCACCGAACGGTGACGAACTAACCCGACCGAAGGGATACGCTTTCTTCGCCGAGCGCAGCGAGGGGTGTGCTCTAGGATTCAAAAAGATAGCCTCTTAGCGCTTTTTGTTTGAAGATTATCTTTTTGAATCCGGTATTAGTCTCTGAGAAGCCGGTATCCCCCGCATCACCTGACCAACAAAAGCCGTAGTACCATACACTCAATGTTCGCCAAAACCATCCGCCTGCCGTTTCGGTTGTTGGGCATCCCGATCTCGCTTGACCTGAGCTTTCTGATTGTGCTGCCGCTTTTTGCTTTCCTAATCGGCAGCCAGCTTCCGCTCTATCTGCGGCTGCTACAGATCAGCGCACCGCCGGATTTGCTGCAAGGCCCTACCCCCTACCTGCTGGGCCTGCTGGCTGCTTTGGGGCTCTTCCTTAGCGTGCTGCTTCACGAACTCGGCCATGCCCTCACGGCCCGGGCTTATGGTGTGCAAACCCGCGAGATTACCCTGTGGCTTCTGGGTGGGGTGGCCCAGCTCGAGCAAATCCCCCGCTACCGGGGGGCCGAGGCCGTCATTGCCATTGCAGGCCCTATTGTGAGCGTGCTGCTGTCGGGGCTATTTGGTCTGTTGCGCGGGCTGGTGCCCCTAGGTGCTGCCGAGGGACAGTTTCTGCTGGGCTACCTGGCCTTCATTAACCTGAGCCTAGCTTTGTTTAACCTGCTCCCAGCCCTGCCCCTCGATGGCGGGCGCATCCTGCGTAGCCTGATGGCTTTGTACAAGCCCTACCTCGAGGCCACCCGCACCGCTGTAGCCATTAGCAAAGTGGTGGCCTTTGCACTGGGGCTGTTGGGTTTGCTGGTCGGCAACCTGCTCATGCTTCTGATCGCCTTCTTCGTCTTTATGGCCGCCAGCGCCGAGGCCGAGCAAGCTGTGCTCAGCCGTACCCTCGAGGGCCTGCTGGTGCGCGACCTGATGACCCGTGAGGTGAGTACCATACCGCCCAATTTGACCGTGGCTGAACTCCTGGAAAAAATGCTACAGGAGCGGCACGTGGGCTATCCGGTGGTAGAAGAAGGGCGGCTATTGGGCCTGATAAGCCTGGAAGACCTCAACGGCGCCTCACCCCAAACCCGGGTGCTCGAGCGGATGCGTCCGCCCTTGCAGCTCGACGAACATGCCGAGGCCCTGACCGCTTTACAGCGCATGGCCGAGCAGGGGTTCTCGAGGCTGCTCATCACAGATGCCAACGGCAAATTGATTGGCATCCTGAGCAAGACCGATCTGCTGCGAGCACTTCAACTTCGCGCTGCCCAGATGAGTCTCAGCAATCAATCCAACCCCAACACCTGGTAGGGCTTGACAGGTTAGAAGGTA
This region includes:
- a CDS encoding site-2 protease family protein, yielding MFAKTIRLPFRLLGIPISLDLSFLIVLPLFAFLIGSQLPLYLRLLQISAPPDLLQGPTPYLLGLLAALGLFLSVLLHELGHALTARAYGVQTREITLWLLGGVAQLEQIPRYRGAEAVIAIAGPIVSVLLSGLFGLLRGLVPLGAAEGQFLLGYLAFINLSLALFNLLPALPLDGGRILRSLMALYKPYLEATRTAVAISKVVAFALGLLGLLVGNLLMLLIAFFVFMAASAEAEQAVLSRTLEGLLVRDLMTREVSTIPPNLTVAELLEKMLQERHVGYPVVEEGRLLGLISLEDLNGASPQTRVLERMRPPLQLDEHAEALTALQRMAEQGFSRLLITDANGKLIGILSKTDLLRALQLRAAQMSLSNQSNPNTW